The genome window ATGCATTCGTCGCGGTCCGGTGTGCTGGTCAAGGTGGTTCCCGCGTTCGCGCCGTCGGCCACCTTGCCGATATGGTACTGGCGAAGGCCTTCTTTCTCAGCAGTTTGCATGGCTTTCTGTTTCGCCTTGCTGAGCACGGGGAGGTAGAGCGCCATCAGAATGCCGATGATCGCGACACAAATCATCAGTTCAAGAAGACTGAATCCCTTGCTACGCCGCATGACCCGCTCCCGTCAGCCTTAATCAGCGCACTTACACTAACAAATCGAACACTCGAAGTCATCCTTTCAAGCGGGTATCACGTGGACCCAGACCTTGCGCGTGCGGGGCCCGTCAAACTCGCAGAAGTACAGGGACTGCCATGTGCCGAATGCAAGATGTCCGCCCCGAACGGGGATCGTCTGGCTGAACCCCATCATGCTCGCCTTGACGTGGGCCGCGGCGTTGCCTTCGGCGTGAGCGTAACCGGCGTTCCACGGGACCGCGCGTTCCAAGGCGTGGATCATGTCGGCCACCACGTCGGGGTCGGCGTTTTCATTGATGGTGATGCCAGCGGTAGTGTGCGGCACAAAGACGAAACAGATGCCGTCCTGAATTCCGGTCTCCCCGATGGCCTCCTTGATCTTTTGGTCGATGTTCAAGAATTGGGTGTGGTTCACGGTGCGGACAGAGATCTCTTTCATCTTAGAACTCCATTTGTTCGAGGTTGCGCAGCCCGAGCCGCATGGGGATAAACGTGGCGGCCGCCGTCAGGACCGCCGTGAACCCCACCACGCCGGCAAATGTCCACCAGTACGGCATGGACGCGCCGGGCCCGACCAGTCGTTTCCATTGGAGCATGAAGGTCTGGCCCGCGACAACCGCGGCGATGTACCCGATGCTCAACAGGAAATTGAGCGTGCCGCCCATGCCGGAGACGATGCGGGCGGGGTTGTCCTCGTTGAAGTTGGGATACAGGCTTCCGAGGCCTACCGACATGCCCGCCAAACCCAGATTCACCAGGGCGATGCTGTAAAGCGACAGGAAAGACGCCAGCGGTTCCATGCGCAGGATGATGCACGACAGGGTGACAATCGCCATGGAAAAGGTGGCCGTGGTCGCGACGCAGAGCCAGTATTTCTGCCAGATCAACTGACGAAACGTCAGAGGAGCGAGGCCGAGCAGCCAAAACCGTTGTCCCTCGAGGCTTACCAGCGGGTACACAAACCGGCTGGTGAGCGTTGCGGTGATGAGCGAGCACGCGCCGAGGTTCAGGCTGACAATGAAGGTGCGGTAGGCTTCGGCGTCCAGCATGGCCGAACGGTTGCGGAGGTTGGCTATGTAGACGGCCATAATCCCGAAGAAGATCAGGAATTGCGACCACTGGGTAGGGTCGCGCCAGAAAAGTTTGATGTCCTTCACTATGAGAACGCGGGCAGGATTGGGCAGGGCCGCGAGGAGCTTGTCCGTCTTTCCCAGCAGGCCTTTGTCGAGGGGTTTGACCCGTTGGCGGTCGAGCCCTTTCAAGGCAGACCACCCGGGAAAGAAGACCCGGGCGGCGAGCTGCATGGCAACCCATGAGAAGAAGAGGGCGTTGGCCAAAAGCAGCATCAGGTCGAAGATGCTTTCCGTGTAGCGGCCCGCGGCGGCCGTGAGAATTCCGTGCGCGGCCCAGTGACTGGGCAGAAACGGCGACTGGGTCTTGGTGGTGGCGTCGAATACAAGGGAGAGCATGCCCTGGGACGCATCCTGGCCCGCCATGAGCTTTCCGCGAAGGTAGAAGAACACGGCCAGAACGGCGCATCCTCCAATCGCGACAAAGACCCATTTCTTGAACATGGGAAATACGCGCACCAGCAGCATGGTGGCCATCGAGCCCAGGGCCGCTGGAATAGTGACGAAAGGGACGAATACCAGCGCGGCAGCTAGGTACAACATCGGTGACGCGCCCGTGACGAGGCCATAGGCCAGGATCAGCGGGGAACCCAGATAGGCCGAGGCCCAGGAGCTGAAGGATACGCATTCGACGAAACGCGCGATGAACAGCGATTGGACAGGCAGCGGGCTCTGCATCAGGTAGGCCATGTCCCTGGTCCGGTAGAAGGTCGAAAAAGCGATGAGGACGTTGGAGAACGTCAACATAAGAAACAATGCGAGCATCAAGACGGACAGCAGGCTGCCCATCAGCAGTTTTCCCAGATTCAGGCCCGCGCCGGAGGGGTCCAACCCAAAGTTCTGGAGCCATCGGAGGCCCACGCAGAATGCAATCAATGCGCCTATCCATAGGAGAGATGCCGCAACCGAGACCACTCCGACCTTCAACCTGGATTGGTGGCGTACGGACGCGATGGTATGTGCGGCCACGCGCAGTTTGACCCAGATGGCGGCCCCGAACGGCGTCATGAGACCGCCTCGCCGTTCGTGAGTTCGAGGAATACGTCTTCGAGCGAACCCGGATTGCGGCTCAAGGCCTTGATCTCGCTCAGCGAGCCCGTGTGGAGGAGCCTTCCATTGTGGATGATGCCGATGCGGTCCGCGGTCTCCTCGATCACACTGAGCGAGTGGGTGGACATGAAGATGGTCACGCCGTCGCGGGTTTTCTCGCGCAGGAAGTTCTTGACGAAACGGATATTCTTGGGGTCCAGCCCCACCCAGGGCTCGTCCACGACCACGACCTTCGGGTCGTGCAGGAAACAAGAGGCGAACGAAAGCTTCTGCCGCATGCCGTGGCTGTAGTCCTCGATGAGTTGATCCCCTACATCGCGGATTTCGAACAAATCGAGGAGTTCGCCGGTGCGGATGGACGCGATTTCCTCGGGCACCTGGTAGAGGCCTGCCACAAAACGCATGAACTCGCGGCCGGTAAGTTTCTCGTACAGGAAGGGCATGTCGGGGATGTACCCCAGCAATTGCTTTGCCGCGACGTGTTCCCTCTGGATGTCGTGGCCGCCGATAACGGCTTCGCCGGAGGTAGGTTTGAGCAGGCCCGTAAGGAGTTTGATGGTCGTGGTTTTTCCGGCGCCGTTGGGACCAAGAAAGCAGAAGAACTCCCCTGCTTCTATCCTCAGGTTCAGACGGTCCACCGCCGTCTTTGTGCCGAAGCGTTTCGACAAGTCCTTCGTTTCAATCATCTCGTTGCGTAATCCCTGGAGAACTGTTTCTTCAACATATGGCGAGCACGGTCTAATCCACTTCCGTGACCTCGATCCGCAGTTTTCCGAGGAACGGAAGCAGGCGCGGCCATCGTTCGATATCCCCGGTCAGCAGTTTCACGTGGGTAGCATCCGCCACCGTCTGCCCAAGGGTTGGGTCCATCCAGAGCCATTCGCCTACGAATACCTCGGGCCATGCATGATAATAGAACCCGTCAAGTTCCTCGCTCCAGACCACTCCAAGGGCGATGCGCGTCGGGATGTCCACCGACCGGGCCAATGCAGCAAAAAGCACGGTATGTTCGTTGCAATCGCCTACGCGCGACTTGAGGACCTCGAGGGCCGAAGGAATGCTGAGCACGCCTTCTTTTGCTACGTTCCTGTAAACCCAATCGTGAATCTTGACGGACTTTTCCCACGGGTTGGTGCTGTTCTCGATGATATCAGCGGCGGTCTGCCGAATATCGGGGTGGTCGGACTGTATGAACGGGTGCGGTGCGAGATACTCTGCCATATTCTCAGGCGCGCGTGAGGCGTCTTTGGCGGTGTCTGGCGTAAGAGGTTCTATAACCACCTTGCCGTGCTCAAGGACGCACTGGTTGGCGTCTTCGGGAAGCGAGGCCGTGTCCGCAAGGCCGGATACCGATATTGCCATGCGCTTCGCGCCTCGCGATGGGCGCATGCCGGAAGGGCGGATGGCTACCGATACGACAATATCCTGCGGGGTTTCGCGGGACAGGGACGCCATGGCCTCCTGTGACGTGGTCCGCTGGAGCGTCAGGCCAAACGGCGTCTCGGCGCGCACCGTTTCCCCCTGTTCGTCGACCCATGCTTTGGTGACGACGTCTTGCACGGTCACGGCAACGACGCGGGTTTTCCGGGCCGCTTCTCCTTCTCCCAGGGTTTCGAAGCCGAGACATTTGACTCGTGCCGTACCCATGGTCAACGTCATGGGATCGAACGCCTCGATGACGACTTCCTCGCCCGGCGCGAGGTCGCTCAGTTGAAGGGTCGCCGTCCCCGTGATGCCGCCGATAACCAGTTCGCGGTCCATCGGTATGGAGATGGGATACACCTCGCCGGCCGTGTGCAGCCGCGCATCGAGGGCCCCGTTCTCGATGACGCCTTCGAAACGCGCCCCATAATCCTGGGAGTGGACGGCGAAGTCGAAGTTGCCCCGATCGCCTGTGCGCGCAATCCATGCAGCGCCAGTCATGTACAAACGCATTGGCTGCCCGAGGAACTGCATTTTCAGGGTGGCGTTCAATAGGATGCGGGTCCCCGGCAGCCCCTCCATCGTTTCAGGGGCCGTCTGGGTATTGATGAAACCGATCGGCTGGTCCTGGGGCGAGATAATCTGCATCCAGGTGTCAGTTGGGTTCTGTTTGTAACTTGCCGAGAGGGAAGGCCCGAGGAACAGCGGCATCAGCTCCCGGTAGGCGAGCAAGCCCATCATGACGAGCCAGAAAAGAACTACGGCTGCTCCGGTTAGTTTCTTGCGATGGTGCCGCAGCACTTCTTGAATTTCTTGCCGCTACCGCAAGGACAGGGATCGTTGGGCTTGATGTCCGGGCCGGTTCTGCGGATGGGTTGCTGCTTCACGCGCGGGCGGGGCTGGTCACCCGGGTCACGTTGTTCGGCGTCGGGCTGGCCGGCCAAGGCGAAACGGCTGGTGTCAAAGCTGGCGAAACTGCGGTCCTGCTGCTTGTCAGCCTGAACATACGAGTAATGAGAGAGTTTTGCAAACGGGTCTTCACTTTGCGTAAGCGTTCCGCGCTGGGCCTGCAACCGGCGGCGCTGGCGCACCTCGGGGTCGGAGAGACGAAACAGGGTCTGGGAGACGTCCTCCTCGATCGACGCCATCATGGATTGAAAGAGTTCGTACCCTTCGGTCTTGTACTCGACCAGAGGATCCTTCTGTCCATAGGCCCGCAAACGCACCGAGTCGCGCAAATAGTCCATCGAATAGAGATGGTCGATCCACTTGTCGTCCACGGCCCGCAAGAGGGCCATCATCTCGAGGTCGTGGGTCCGTTTTCGGGCGATCCGGGCGAAGTCCACCTGCGATTCGTCCCCTCCTATCTCGGTGCGGAAACTCTGGCGGATCTCTTCCTCGAGGGACTTTTCGCGCCGTTCGTATTCGTGAAGGACCTGTCCGACCAAATCGTCAAACAGGGGTTGCGGTTCGGGGTCATGAGAGGCCGCTGCCTTCGGCTCGAAACCGAAGATTGCCCGGAATCCGGTAGCCAGTCCCTCGAGGTCCCATTCGTCTGGAAGCACCGTCTCGGGAGCGAACTCGTCCACCAGGCGCCCTATGATGTTCTCGAACATCTCGTGAAGCTGTTCGGTGACATCGCGGTCCTCGAGGACATTGCGGCGCATGTCGTAGATGATCATGCGCTGCTTATTCATGACGTCGTCATATTCCTTGAGGTGCTTGCGGATTTCGAAGTTGTATTCCTCGACCTGCCGCTGCGCCCGCTCGATCGAGCGCGAGACCATTTTCTGGCTCAGGGGTTCGTCGTCCATCTGCTGGCTTCCGAACCAGTCCAGCAAGCGCTTGACCTTATCGCCTCCAAACAGGCGCGCCACCTCGTCCTCGAGGCTGAGAAAGAAGCGCGTGTTTCCGGGGTCGCCCTGGCGGCCGCAGCGGCCGCGGAGCTGGTTGTCGATACGGCGTGATTCATGGCGCTCGGTTCCGACAATGGCGAGGCCGCCCAACTCGCGCACGCCGTCGCCCAGTTTGATGTCGGTTCCGCGGCCGGCCATGTTAGTGGCTATCGTGATTGCGCCGCGTTTGCCGGCGTTGCTGATGATGCTGGCTTCCCGTTCATGGTACTTGGCGTTCAAGACCTGGAAGTCCTTCACGCCCAATTCCCCGAGCAATCCGGCCACCTTTTCGGATTTCTCGATGGAGACCGTGCCGACGAGGACCGGACGCCCGGTCTGGTGGATATCGGCGATCTCATTCACTACGTGGCGAAACTTGCCTTCTTCCGTCGCGAACACAAGGTCGGAATGGTCGTCACGGATCAACGGCAGATTGGTGGGAATCTGTACGACTTCGAGTTCGTAGATCTGGGCAAACTCGGGCGCTTCGGTCGCGGCTGTGCCGGTCATGCCGGCGAGTTTCGCGTACAGCTTGAAGTAATTCTGGTACGTGATGGTGGCGACCGTCTGTGACTCGAATTGCACGGCTACCCGTTCTTTGGCTTCGAGTGCCTGGTGCAGACCGTCGGAATACCGCCGGCCTTCCATCATGCGGCCGGTAAACTCGTCCACGATGAGGACCTCGCCGTTGTACACGACGTATTCGTCGTCTCGCTTGTAGAAATTGTGCGCTCGCAGCGCCTGCTCGACCATATGCACCAGCCCGAGATCCTCGGTGAAAAGGTTTTCAACCCCCAGAAGGGTCTCCAGGGTATTCATGCCTTCTTCAGTAATGAGGACGTGATGCCCTTTCTCTTCTGTTTCGTAGTGCGTGTCTTTTCGCAAGCGCCGCACCACATCATCCACCTTGTAATACAGGTCCGTGCTTTTCTCCGGTCTGCCGGAAATGATGAGGGGGGTGCGCGCCTCGTCGATGAGAATCGAGTCAATCTCGTCGACGATGGCGTAGTTGAGCTGGCGCTGTACCCTCATTTCAGGACGAATGGCCATGTTGTCGCGGAGGTAATCGAAGCCGAATTCGTTGTTGGTGCCGTAGGTGAGGTCCGCGCGGTACCCGACCTGGCGTTCGGCGGTGCCCATGTCGTGCTGGATGAGCCCTGTCGTGAGGCCCATGAACTGGTAGATGGGCCCCATCCATTCCGAATCGCGCCGCGCCAGGAAGTCATTCACCGTGACAATGTGCACGCCGTTTCCGGTCAGGGCGTTGAGATAAACAGGCATGGTGGCTACCAGGGTTTTCCCTTCGCCCGTGACCATTTCGGCGATCCAGCCATTGTGCAGCACGATGCCGCCAAGTATCTGGACGTCGAAGGGGCGCATGCCCACAACGCGTTTCCCGGCTTCGCACACGGCCGCGAACGCCTCGGGGAGGATATCCTCCAGACTCGCCCCTTGCGCCAGACGCTCCTTGAAATCGGCGGTTCGTGCGCGCAGACGGTCGTTGGTCAACGAAACCATATGGGCTTCGTGTTGGCGCACCTGGTCCAGCAACGGGGCAACCTTTTTGAGTTGGCGCTCGCTGCTTGTCCCGAAAATTGAACGCAACACCGAGTTCAGCATGCTGAATTGGCCTCCAATCGGCCTCGAGTGTTAGTATTTCGCCTTGTAACCCGCATCTTCGCAAACATAAGACGGATCATACCAGAGGTTTGGCGGCGTCACAACAAAGGAGCGCGGCTCGGGGACGTGATAGCAGTATCAGTATATTTGGTCACGCTGTGCCTTTCGGCGGGGGTGGTGGGCGCATTCGCACACAATCTGTTGGCAGGCGTGGGCTTCGCGCCGACGTTCGAAGTCGGTTCCCGCCTGCTCCTGGGGGTGGCTGCGGGCTATGTTGCCGTACAACTCCTCTTTGCGGCGCTGGTGAAAGCGCTTAAACCGACCCGTTCAAGGAAGTTCCTTTTTGTCGAAAGCGCTTCGCATGCGGCAGCGGTCGTCTTGATTCCTTTCCTCATGCACATCCAGGTTGCCTGGCCTGACCCCGTTTTGCTGAAGGCGGAACCGCTTGTCTATCTGGCGGCGTATCTGGCGCTGCACGGCGCTCTCAAGCTTTTTTCATTTTACACGGCGTTGTATAGCGAGCCATCCGGGCGCCTGCATGTTCTCGCCTGGATAGGCGCCGCATGCCTTGCCGGGGCGGTCTCGTGGCTGGGGCTCCAGCAATGGCGTTCGGGGATAGAGAAAGCGCGGCCGGAAGCTACCTCGATGCCTTCGATCTACCGCATTGGCGACACCTATTCGGAAGCGCGGCCGGTGCACGAGGGGGCAATGGCGCGTTATGATCTTCCCTTCTACGATAACCGCGGCATCACACTGCGCTGGGCCAATCCGCCCGATGTCCCCGTAGAGGATGCCGTTGCCCAGGCGCACGTGACGGTCGTGCTCCATGGAAAGGAAACGGAAAGATACCGGGCAACCGTGAATCTCGAGGGGGATGGATGGGCAAGCGCGCGCGTGCTGGCGGAGGACATTCCCGCGGACGCAACACGCTGTACGGTTTTCTGGACCCAGCAACCTGCCCCCAGTTGGTTGCGCCTGCTCGGTTTCACACCCGTCGTGAGGTCCAACCGGCAGTTGCTGCTCTCCGGCCCGCTGCTTCACCAGCGCCGGACAGAGCAAACGTCTCCAAACTTCATCATTATCGGCATCGACGGGCTGAACCCGTGTCACATGTCCGCATGGAAATATGAACGCCGGACGACGCCGATGCTCGACCGTTTCGCCCACAACGTTGTCGCGTTTCCTTACGGATACTCTCCAGCGCCGGAACCGCGCGCCGCCTACATGTCGGTGCTGACCGGCGTCAACCCGTTGTGCCATGGCCATTTCGGCGATAGGGACGGGCCGATGCCCGAAGGATGTAAAACGCTGAGCGACATGCTCCGCAGGGACCATTACGCCACCGCCGCGTTTACGGAAGGCGAATATCGCCAGGACCTGGATTTCGGCAGCGGGTTCGAGAACGGGTTCGAATGGTTTGATGCCGGGTATGCCGCCGAAGGCGAAGCGGCCGGCAGCGAACGCACCGTTGAGAAGGCGCTCGATTGGATGGAGAACCACCGTGATGTGAAGTTCATGGTGTTCGTGCGAATCTCTGAGTTGGAGGATATGAAAGTGAGGGCGCGTTACGGCACCCGGTTCCTCGACAAGCCGGACGCTCCCAAGGATGTGAATCTCTACGACACGATGCTGGAATACGTGGATACCGCCGCCGGCCAGGTGCTCCAGTACATACGGGACTCAGAACTCATCGAGAACACGTGCGTCATTGTCTTTGCGCCGTATGCCATGCGGTTCGGGAAGGACGGCAAACGGCTCGCTTTCGATTTGTCGGAGGAGTCGCTGCGTGTTCCCATCCTATGCCACAAGCCCGGGGTCCCGCGGGAAATGCGCACGTACGCGGTCGCTCTCGAGGACGTAGTGCCTGCTCTGACGCGCGTGGCTGGCATACCGCTGGATAGAACCGTTGACGGGCGGAGTTTTCTGCTGGGGCCGGTCGGCAAAGACCCCGTATCCATGGCGGCTGACCCGTTTCAGGTCTCCGTGCGGTCCGGCAACTACCGGTATATCTGGGAACCCGGGACGCGGGCGTTTGGCGACGTGCCCATGCCGGGTGGAGGCAATTCAAGGCTGTTCCGCGTCGGAACGTCTACCCAGGCCGTGTCGATTACCGGTGAACAGGAAAAACTGGCGGACGATTTCCAGCGGAGCCTGGCTGAGTACGTTCATTCGAGTTACATGTGGCGCGGGATAAGTGCCGTGGCTCCAAAGCAAGATGCGCTGTCCGCGCCAGCCAAAGAAAAAGAATAGGGGTGCCAGCATGGGCGAGGATATTTCGAGAAGAACAGCGATCAAATGCGCGGCGGCAATAACGGGAACCCTCGTTCTCGGTTCGGCGGCGCGGGGCCAGGATACCGCAGCGCCTCCGGCGGACGACCTTGCCCGGATACAGGCGCTGCTGGAAGGGAATCAGGCGGTCAAATGGGTCTTTGCGGGCGACAGCATCACGCACGGGGCCCGGCACACCAGCGGCTGGCGGGATTATCCGCAACTGTTCGAAGAACGCCTCCGCTATGAGATGGGCAAGGAGCGCAACCTCGTGATTCGCACCGCTACCAGCGGGTGGACCATCGAACGGCTGTCAGAGGACCTCGAGTGGCGGGTGCTGCAGTTTGCCCCCCAGGTAGCCTCGTTTCATTTTGGGATGAACGACTGCAAGAAGGGAACAGAGGCTCTCCCCCGCTTCCGCGAGTTGTATTCGGATATTGTGCGGCGCGTGCGCGAAGGGTGTGGAGCCGCCATTCTGATTCATACGCCCAATCCTGTCTTGCCTGATTCCGAAAAAGACCGCGGGCCGTATATCGACGCGTATGTCGGGGCCATTCGCGAGGTCGCGGCCCAAACCAGCGCAATCCTCATCGACCACTACGCGGCATACGCTGAATATGAACAGAATAGCGATATCTATTACCTCATGAACGACCCGCTGCATCCAAACGAGTACGGCCACCGGTTCAAAGCAACCCTGCTCTTCAAGGCCCTGGGGATCTATGACCCGGAAAGCGCGGTGTGCCGGTTGTTCATTCCCCGCTGAGGTTCCGGAGGGGTCTGCTGGCGGCCGGTTCGGAGAGTCTAGTATCCCAGCAAGGAACCTGCCTCATTAATGGCGGAAACGCTGTGCCAGAGGTAGGCAAAAATGAGGTAGCAGAGTATCATGAGGATCGCCGTGAGGGTTGTCACGACCAGGGTGAATGCGCTCTTTTCCAAGCGCGACATTTTCGGCGACAGCCATGCGAGAGGAATCGCAAGCGCGCCGAGAATGAAGAGTCCAAGCATCCATACCCAAATCGGTTCGTAGTACCAGGTGGCGCTTGTCTTGAGCTTCCTGCCGCAGCGGCGGCAGAACACGTCCGTCTCCCCCACTTCGAGCTTGCAGACGGGGCACACCGATGGCGCGCTGGAAGGAATTGCCGCTCTGTCGGGTTCCGTTTTCACGGACGGTCCTCTGCGGGTTGATGATTAGCCGCGGCATTCTAGAACGCCGGTGCATATGAATCAAAGAGCGCGGTCAGGAATCGCTGGAAGGCCAGGGATATTCGCCGGGGATCACGAGCAGATGCGGACCGCCCCCGGTAAACGGTGTTTCCAGACGAAAGCCCCGGCCGGCATGCTCGTGCACCGACAGCTCCGGCGGCGCGTCGAGCGGCACAATATCGACCGGTTGGGCCCCTTCGACGAGTACCGCTACGGTGCCTTCCTCCACCATGCTCTTCAAGCGGACGCCTTTTCGCCCGAATATGTTTATCCGCGGAACCGCGATGATGCCCCCGGAGAAAACGGGCAGTTCGGGTCTGTAGGGTATGTTTCTCTCTCCGAAAACAAGGGAGGTGGAAAGGCACAAGGGCGTCCCATCGAGGTATTGGATGTCTGGCGATACAAGCAAGGATTCGCCGGGCGCCCGGGCGCCAGCCTGTCCGGCCGCCTGTCGAATCTGGGCGTGAAACTCCTTCAGCATGCCGCCAGCGATTCGCCACTGCATGATCGCATGCGCCTGCATGACCATGAAAAAGGCACACAGGAGGGAGGTGCCGGAAATCGTGATGCGCCTCCACTTGGGGTGGTCCATGATTCGGTGGAACAGAGACGTCAGGCCGACGGCGAACAGCGCGTTGGCAAGGAGTAACTGGCCGCCGCCAATAAGATGGACCGGATCGATCTCGCGGCCTCCCCCAAACACCCTGACCGCCAATATCGAAAGCATCGCGAACAAAAGCACCGGCCGCCGCGCTTTCCTGTATAGGAGGACCAGTACCGTGACAACCGTCGCGGCTGCCACCCACCCCAGCCACGGGCTTTCGTGAAGACACTTGACCGTGGCGGGCAGGAATCCGATGGGATAGAAGATGAAATAGAGCGGTCCAAACATCGCCGCCGCGCTGCCGCCGTGCGCAAACAGGGTCTCGCGGTGCAACCAGGCGGCCGCCAGGACGACCGGCGCCATCGGCAAGACCCGGAGAAGGCGTTTGGGTGCGCGGTCCGATGAAAGGAGCGACTCGAATAGGGCAAAAACGATGACGAGCCCGATGTTCTCGGGGCCGGCAATCGCGGCGAGACCGAACAACGGAACCGTCAATACAAGCCAGAGCGCATTTCCCGAGCGCGCCAGAAGGCAATACGCATCCAAGGCCAGGAGTGCAAGAAAGCATGGCAAAAGGTCTACCATACCGCACAGGTTCGTTACGGATTCAGTATGCACGGGATTGGCCATGAACAGCACCGCCGCGAGCGTGCCAAGCCACCACGGGCCGTTGTATGCC of Candidatus Hydrogenedentota bacterium contains these proteins:
- a CDS encoding sulfatase-like hydrolase/transferase, which translates into the protein MIAVSVYLVTLCLSAGVVGAFAHNLLAGVGFAPTFEVGSRLLLGVAAGYVAVQLLFAALVKALKPTRSRKFLFVESASHAAAVVLIPFLMHIQVAWPDPVLLKAEPLVYLAAYLALHGALKLFSFYTALYSEPSGRLHVLAWIGAACLAGAVSWLGLQQWRSGIEKARPEATSMPSIYRIGDTYSEARPVHEGAMARYDLPFYDNRGITLRWANPPDVPVEDAVAQAHVTVVLHGKETERYRATVNLEGDGWASARVLAEDIPADATRCTVFWTQQPAPSWLRLLGFTPVVRSNRQLLLSGPLLHQRRTEQTSPNFIIIGIDGLNPCHMSAWKYERRTTPMLDRFAHNVVAFPYGYSPAPEPRAAYMSVLTGVNPLCHGHFGDRDGPMPEGCKTLSDMLRRDHYATAAFTEGEYRQDLDFGSGFENGFEWFDAGYAAEGEAAGSERTVEKALDWMENHRDVKFMVFVRISELEDMKVRARYGTRFLDKPDAPKDVNLYDTMLEYVDTAAGQVLQYIRDSELIENTCVIVFAPYAMRFGKDGKRLAFDLSEESLRVPILCHKPGVPREMRTYAVALEDVVPALTRVAGIPLDRTVDGRSFLLGPVGKDPVSMAADPFQVSVRSGNYRYIWEPGTRAFGDVPMPGGGNSRLFRVGTSTQAVSITGEQEKLADDFQRSLAEYVHSSYMWRGISAVAPKQDALSAPAKEKE
- a CDS encoding secondary thiamine-phosphate synthase enzyme YjbQ codes for the protein MKEISVRTVNHTQFLNIDQKIKEAIGETGIQDGICFVFVPHTTAGITINENADPDVVADMIHALERAVPWNAGYAHAEGNAAAHVKASMMGFSQTIPVRGGHLAFGTWQSLYFCEFDGPRTRKVWVHVIPA
- a CDS encoding ABC transporter ATP-binding protein, producing the protein MIETKDLSKRFGTKTAVDRLNLRIEAGEFFCFLGPNGAGKTTTIKLLTGLLKPTSGEAVIGGHDIQREHVAAKQLLGYIPDMPFLYEKLTGREFMRFVAGLYQVPEEIASIRTGELLDLFEIRDVGDQLIEDYSHGMRQKLSFASCFLHDPKVVVVDEPWVGLDPKNIRFVKNFLREKTRDGVTIFMSTHSLSVIEETADRIGIIHNGRLLHTGSLSEIKALSRNPGSLEDVFLELTNGEAVS
- the secA gene encoding preprotein translocase subunit SecA, whose protein sequence is MLNSVLRSIFGTSSERQLKKVAPLLDQVRQHEAHMVSLTNDRLRARTADFKERLAQGASLEDILPEAFAAVCEAGKRVVGMRPFDVQILGGIVLHNGWIAEMVTGEGKTLVATMPVYLNALTGNGVHIVTVNDFLARRDSEWMGPIYQFMGLTTGLIQHDMGTAERQVGYRADLTYGTNNEFGFDYLRDNMAIRPEMRVQRQLNYAIVDEIDSILIDEARTPLIISGRPEKSTDLYYKVDDVVRRLRKDTHYETEEKGHHVLITEEGMNTLETLLGVENLFTEDLGLVHMVEQALRAHNFYKRDDEYVVYNGEVLIVDEFTGRMMEGRRYSDGLHQALEAKERVAVQFESQTVATITYQNYFKLYAKLAGMTGTAATEAPEFAQIYELEVVQIPTNLPLIRDDHSDLVFATEEGKFRHVVNEIADIHQTGRPVLVGTVSIEKSEKVAGLLGELGVKDFQVLNAKYHEREASIISNAGKRGAITIATNMAGRGTDIKLGDGVRELGGLAIVGTERHESRRIDNQLRGRCGRQGDPGNTRFFLSLEDEVARLFGGDKVKRLLDWFGSQQMDDEPLSQKMVSRSIERAQRQVEEYNFEIRKHLKEYDDVMNKQRMIIYDMRRNVLEDRDVTEQLHEMFENIIGRLVDEFAPETVLPDEWDLEGLATGFRAIFGFEPKAAASHDPEPQPLFDDLVGQVLHEYERREKSLEEEIRQSFRTEIGGDESQVDFARIARKRTHDLEMMALLRAVDDKWIDHLYSMDYLRDSVRLRAYGQKDPLVEYKTEGYELFQSMMASIEEDVSQTLFRLSDPEVRQRRRLQAQRGTLTQSEDPFAKLSHYSYVQADKQQDRSFASFDTSRFALAGQPDAEQRDPGDQPRPRVKQQPIRRTGPDIKPNDPCPCGSGKKFKKCCGTIARN
- a CDS encoding transglutaminase-like domain-containing protein — its product is MLRHHRKKLTGAAVVLFWLVMMGLLAYRELMPLFLGPSLSASYKQNPTDTWMQIISPQDQPIGFINTQTAPETMEGLPGTRILLNATLKMQFLGQPMRLYMTGAAWIARTGDRGNFDFAVHSQDYGARFEGVIENGALDARLHTAGEVYPISIPMDRELVIGGITGTATLQLSDLAPGEEVVIEAFDPMTLTMGTARVKCLGFETLGEGEAARKTRVVAVTVQDVVTKAWVDEQGETVRAETPFGLTLQRTTSQEAMASLSRETPQDIVVSVAIRPSGMRPSRGAKRMAISVSGLADTASLPEDANQCVLEHGKVVIEPLTPDTAKDASRAPENMAEYLAPHPFIQSDHPDIRQTAADIIENSTNPWEKSVKIHDWVYRNVAKEGVLSIPSALEVLKSRVGDCNEHTVLFAALARSVDIPTRIALGVVWSEELDGFYYHAWPEVFVGEWLWMDPTLGQTVADATHVKLLTGDIERWPRLLPFLGKLRIEVTEVD
- a CDS encoding SGNH/GDSL hydrolase family protein; translation: MGEDISRRTAIKCAAAITGTLVLGSAARGQDTAAPPADDLARIQALLEGNQAVKWVFAGDSITHGARHTSGWRDYPQLFEERLRYEMGKERNLVIRTATSGWTIERLSEDLEWRVLQFAPQVASFHFGMNDCKKGTEALPRFRELYSDIVRRVREGCGAAILIHTPNPVLPDSEKDRGPYIDAYVGAIREVAAQTSAILIDHYAAYAEYEQNSDIYYLMNDPLHPNEYGHRFKATLLFKALGIYDPESAVCRLFIPR